DNA from Synechococcus elongatus PCC 6301:
GACCTCCTGACGAGGCAGCTTTTTTTTGATTAAGCGATCGCTTCTGCAAACAATTTCTCCACTCTTTCGACAAGGTATCAGCCTCCCACCGTTCACCCTCATCCCAGAGGAGCAGAACTATTTGTAGCGGTACGACACTGATATAGATCAAGACCAGCACTAAAAAGCGGAACCCCGACAAGTCGAGATTCCGCAGCACTCCAGAGAGGTAAAGTGAGGGCGCGATCGCCTCCTTAGGGTTTAGGCAAACACTTTGGTTTGAGCGCGCAGTTCGCCTTTGGCGTATTTCGCTGCGAACTCATCCAAGCCTTCTTGCTTGATCTTGCTGGCTTGTCCAGCGGTATTGAAGGCCACGTAGCGATCGACGCACACTTGTTTCATGTACTTGATCGCCGGTTTGTTGAAGTGGCGGGGGTCAAAGTTGCTGGGGTCTTTGGCCGCTGCTTCACGAACCGCAGCCGTAAAGGCCAAGCGGTTATCGGTGTCGATGTTGATTTTGCGGACGCCGAGTTTGATCGCTTTTTGGATCTCTTCGACAGGTACGCCGTAGGTCTCGGGAATCTGACCGCCGTATTCGTTGATCAGTTCCAGCAGCTCTTGGGGAACCGACGAAGAACCGTGCATCACCAAGTGGGTATTGGGCAGACGACGGTGGATTTCTTCGATGCGGCTGATCGCCAAGATTTCGCCCGTCGGTTTGCGGGTGAATTTGTAAGCGCCGTGGCTGGTGCCGATCGCAACAGCCAGAGCGTCGACTTGCGTTTTTTCAACGAAGTCAACAGCCTGGTCAGGGTCGGTCAGTAGTTGCGAATGGTCGAGGGTGCCCTCGAAACCATGGCCGTCTTCGGCTTCACCTTTGCCGGTTTCCAAGGAACCCAAGCAACCTAGCTCGCCTTCAACGCTGACGCCGATTGAGTGAGCCACGTCCACCACTTGACGGGTCACTTCAACGTTGTACTCGTAGCTGGCAGGGGTTTTAGCGTCGGCTTCCAAGGAGCCGTCCATCATCACGCTGGTAAAGCCGTTTTTGATGGCGGAGTAGCAGGTCGCCGGGCTGTTGCCATGGTCTTGGTGCATGGCGATGGGGATGTGGGGGTAGGTTTCCACAGCCGCCAGAATCAGGTGGCGCAAGAAGTTTTCGCCAGCGTAGCTGCGGGCACCCCGAGACGCTTGCAGAATGACAGGGCTATCAGTTTCGTCTGCCGCTTGCAGAATCGACTGAACCTGCTCCAGGTTGTTGACGTTGAAAGCAGGAATGCCGTATTCGTTCTCAGCTGCATGATCAAGCATGAGCCGCAAGGGTACGAGCGCCATAGAAGGTCCTCCGACTTGGGTTCCTGAATGCTGACGACCTGTTCGACCAGGCCGCAACTCTCTGTTCAAACAATCTTAGGCTAAGGGCAGCCCCGCAGACGGTCGCGAGCAATGCCAAGGGGGATCAAGCGGCGATCGCGACTTCTTTTGCCACAAAAACCTGGTGATCGTGCATCGAGTTAACGACTGAAGGCAGACGTTCTCTCAATCACTATTAAGGGATTGGTGGTGCTTGAAAAAATGGGTCGCCTGGGATTCGAACCCAGGACCAATCGGTTAAAAGCCGAGTGCTCTACCGCTGAGCTAGCGACCCATGCCTGATTGAGGCACGTTTTTTAATTTAGCATAAACGCCTGATCTCGCAAGTAGTCGGACCTGAGACTTCAGGTAGAGGGTTCCAGACGGGTCTGGAAGCGCAGAAACTCTAGCGGCAACCCATCACGATCGCTCAGAAACATCACTTCGTAGATGCTGGTGCCAATCTGCTGCTGGCGTGGCGTGAGTAAGACGGGCGCGGGTGCTTCGCCCTGAGCTTGCAGTCTGACCTGAAATTCATCCAGCCACTGACTGAGATTGGGAGTCAGTGCGGTTAGGTCAAAAGAAAGATGGTAATAGCCGGTGTAGTGCTCGTCGTGGAAGGCATCAGCAGCAGGTCGGGGTTGGGGCACTTGCAGGAGTTCGATGCGGCCGCCCAAACCTTCCATCCAGCAAGCCAAAGTGTAGCCAGCGGTGAATCGCTCGCAAACCTGAAATCCTAGAAGTTCGTAGAAGTCGATCGCGCGGTGGATATCGGCGGTACGAATCGATGCATGGTGCATGGTGGGTCAGGGCGCAAGTGGGTGTGGATAGTTGGGTTGTGATGATTCTGGTCTATCAATCAAAACCTTTGTCCGTGGGGGTGATTGCGCACCCCCACACCCACGCACTGGGGGCCTCGACTCCCCCAGCCCCCCCGCAACAGGATGGTCGGTGGGACTGCCCGGGTAAGAGCCAGACATTGCAATTAGTCGGCTTGCGGGAGCAGGCGTTTGGGTTTGAGGCTCCAACAGCACTCCAAGGGCAGTCATGATGTCTGCGTCACTGACGACGATCGCGGTCTTGGGGTTGGCGGCCTTGCTGGATTACGGTGTCGGCGATCCCTGGGGTTGGCCGCATCCGGTGCAGGCTTTGGGCTGGGTCATCGCTTGCTGGCGCGACTGGACGTTTCGCTGGCTGAAATCTGCGATCGCTCAGCGGATCTCAGGCATGGTCCTGACGATTGTTCTGGTGGCTGGTAGCGCGATCGCTAGCTGGGTTGCTTTTGGGGCGATCGCTCGTCTCTCACCACTCCTCTCGGCAGGTCTGCAAGTGATTCTGCTGGCAAGCTGTTTCGCCGGTCGCAGCTTGCGGGAAGCAGCTGCGGAAGTTCTGAAACCCCTAGCTGCTGAGGATTTGCCAGCAGCTCGAAGGGCACTGAGTCGCTACGTGGGCCGCGATACTGATCAGCTGTCGGCGCTCGAAATTCAGCGAGCGGTGCTGGAAACGGTGACTGAAAATTCGACGGATGGTGTTTTGGCACCACTGTTCTATGCCGGATTAGGAGTATTGCTGGGACTTGGCCCTGTTCCGTTGGCGATCGCCTATAAGGCTGCCAGCACCTTGGATTCGATGGTGGGCTACCGCCGCCCGCCCTACACGAACCTAGGTTGGTTTCCAGCTCGTAGCGAGGATGTCTGGACTTGGTTGCCCTGCCGCTTGGTGGTGCTGACGATCGCGCTATTCAGTGGTCAGCCCCGACAGGTCTGGCAAATTTGCTGCCGCGATGCTCCGGCGGATCCCAGTCCCAATGCAGGCTGGAGCGAAGCGGCCTACGCAGCTGCGCTGGGGGTTCAAGTCGGCGGCGACAACGTCTACCAAGGTCAAATCGTCTCGAAGCCGCTACTGGGGGATCCACAGCGATCGCTGGATGCCACAGTCATTCAGCAAGCCTTGCAGTTAACCCGCATCGCTTTTTTGCTTTGGTTAGCTGTGATCGCGGGACTGCTACTAGCGTTGGGGCATTAGAAACCCTGCCGGCTCACAGTGGTGTTCCAAGATGGGCGTCCCCCAGCCCAGTATTCTGGGAAAGGCTTTTTCCAGATTCCATGCGCGTTCGTGTCGCTGTTCCTGCTACGACGGCCAATCTTGGTCCGGGTTTCGACTGCCTTGGGGCAGCTCTGACGCTCTACAACCACTTCTGGTTTGCGCCTGCCTCAACCGGCGAGCTAGAGATTACGGCGCGGGGCATGGATGCCGAGAAGATCAGCGGCGATCGCGACAATCTGGTTTATCGCGCTTTCGCGGCGTTTTTTGAAAAGCAGGAGCAGCCGGTTCCAGCACTCAAGCTGGAAATTGAGCTGGCGGTGCCGCTAGCACGAGGTTTAGGCAGTTCTGCGACTGCGATCGTCGCCGGTTTGGTGGGGGCGAATGCGCTGGCCGGCAGCCCTTGGAGCAATGCACAACTCTGCGATCTAGCAACGGAGCTGGAAGGCCACCCCGACAATGTGGTGCCGGCGCTCCTCGGTGGTTGTCGCTTGGCGGCTCGCGATCGCCAGAATCAATGGGCGATCGCCGATCTCGACTGGCACCCCGACTTCATCCCAGTTGTCGCGATTCCGGACTTCGAGCTTTCGACCGAAGCGGCACGGCAGGTTCTCCCCACTCAATACAGCCGCAGTGATGCGATTTTCAATGCTGCTCACGTTGGCCTTGTGGTGCGATCGCTGGCCAGCGGTAATGGCGAATGGCTAGCAGCCGCACTGCAGGATCGCCTCCATCAGCCCTACCGCCAGGCCCTGATTCCGGGCTACGCAGCGGTGGAAACTGCTGCCCTGGAAGCTGGTGCTTTTGGTCTGGTGATCAGTGGCGCAGGCCCGACTTTGCTGGCGATCTCCAGCCCCGATCGCGCCGAAGCGGTACGCCAGGCCATGCTGACAACTTGGCAGGCAACCGGCCTCTCGGTCCGGGCTGAAATTTTGGCGATCGCGGAGTCCGGGACGCAGATTGAGCAGGAAACCGAAAATTAAAGCGCCAATTGCGTCACAAAAATTTACAATGTAAAAAAGTGGCGATCGCCAACTTGAGTATTTTTACTCAGTCCAGGTATATACTGGTTGCCAAGCCACTAAGCAAATCTGCTTATCGACCAGGCTTGCACCTGGAGACCCGATGACAAGCGAACAATTTCCCTGGCTTACAGGCATTATCCTGCTGCCGATCTTGGCAGCGCTTCCCATCCCACTGATCCCTGACAAGGACGGTCGGACAGTCCGCTGGTACTCCTTATTTGTGGGGCTGGCGGACTTTGCGTTGATGGTCTACGCCTTCTGGCAGCATTTCGATCGCAGTGAAGCAGGGCTTCAGATGGTCGAAAAGATTAGCTGGGTGCCGCAAATCGGGCTCAACTGGTCCTTAGCTGTCGATGGTCTATCGATGCCCTTGGTTCTGCTGACTGGCTTGGTCACCACCCTGGCAATCCTGGCCTCGTGGAACATCAACGTTAAACCCAAGTTGTTCCACTTCCTATTGCTGCTGCTCTACGGCGCTCAGATTGCCGTGTTCACAGCTCAAGACATGATGCTCTTCTTCCTTGTCTGGGAACTGGAGCTGGTTCCGGTCTACCTGCTGATCTCGATTTGGGGTGGCCCCAAACGGCAGTACGCGGCAACCAAATTCATCCTTTACACTGCCTTAGCCTCCTTATTCATCTTGGTGGCTGGTCTGGCTTTAGCCTTCAGTGGCGACAGCTTTAGCTTTGACCTGACTGAACTTGGCCTTAAGGATTACAGCCTCTGGTTGGAATTACTGGCCTACGCTGGTTTCTTGATCGCCTTTGGCGTCAAGCTGTCGATCTTCCCGCTCCATACGTGGTTGCCGGATGCCCACGGCGAAGCCAATGCACCCGGTTCGATGCTGCTGGCCGGCATTCTCTTGAAGATGGGCGGCTACGCGCTGATTCGCTTTAACGTGCAGCTTCTGCCAGAGGCGCATATCCGTTTTGCACCTGTTCTTGCCGTGCTTGGCATTGTCAACATCATCTACGGCGCGCTTAATGCCTTTGCCCAGGACAACCTGAAGCGCAAGATCGCCTACTCCTCGATCTCGCACATGGGCTTTGTCCTTTTGGGAATTGCCGCTTACAACAGCTTGGGATTGAATGGCGCTCTGCTGCAGATGCTCTCCCATGGTCTGATTGCAGCGGCACTCTTCTTCTTGGCCGGTGTTGCCTACGAGCGCACCCACACGCTGCAGATTCCCCAAATCAGTGGGCTTGCCAAGCAAATGCCGATTACCTTCGCTCTCTTTACCGTCACCGCCATGGCATCCTTAGCGCTGCCCGGCATGAGTGGCTTTGTCAGCGAACTAACGGTGTTCTTGGGCTTTACCGATAGCGTTTACAGCAGTGGTTTCCGAACCGTCACGATTCTGCTGGCGGCTGTTGGTCTCGTCTTGACGCCGATGTATCTGCTCTCGATGCTGCGGCGGATCTTTTACGGCACCTACAACATCCAACTGGGGCAAGTTCTGGCTGATGCCAAACCTCGAGAGCTATTCGTTGCCTTCTGCCTCTTGGTTCCGACCCTAGCGATCGGTTTCTATCCGAAGCTGACGACGCAGGTGTACGACGTGACCACGACGGCTCTGGCGGCTCAGGTACAGTCCAACTTGCCGGTCGTGGCGCTGGCCCAGCAGGGAAGTCTCTACTCCCAGATGCCGGCTGCTGAAGAAGCCACTGCGGTCTCGATGACTGCTCCGCCTGTGATCGACTGAATCTGGGCTTGGCGATCGCTCTAACAATGACAAGGGTTGAAGGCAACTTCAGCCCTTGTTCTATCTCTACTCGCAACAGTTCGTATCGTTGCTAACAGTTCAGCCAGGGGGGGCCTAGCTAGGATAAAGAGGTCAAGCATGGTTGCAATGAGGGTCTGCCCAGTGGTGACAGTACCAGAAGCGACTTGGGAGCAAGTAAGCTTCGCGTCAACCTTGCACCTTGAGCCGATCTTGTCTGTGCTCTTACGCCAGGTTCCAGCCCGCCACCGTCAGGAACTGCAACTGGGTTTACAGGAAGCGCTCGTCAATGCTGTCAAACACGGCAACTGCTCTGACCCCAGCAAACTCATCACTGTTCAGTACACTCGCTCTGGTGCCCACCACTGGTGGGTGGTCACTGACCAGGGATGTGGCTTTGGCGACTGCCTGCAAGAGACGCAGTCCCATGCCTGTCAACTACCTGACAGCAGCTGGGAATCGGGCCGAGGCTTATATATTTTGCGCCAAGTTTTCGACCAGGTAATTTGGAACGAAACGGGTAATCAGCTCCGGCTTTGCCGCTATCTACCACACCCGCTGGTCGCCTGGCAGCCCAAGCCTGATCAAATGCTTGTTCGCTGGGCGATGTCCTGACTTGCTGAAGCTGGGGGGCTTGTCTCAGCCGGTATTTGACCGGACCTGGGCAAGCTGATTCAATCCTCGTCATCATGACAAATTGCTGTGGAGGCTAGCTGAGCAACTGCTAGCAGGCAGTTGAGCAAGTGATGAGCGATGTCTTCAGTCATCTCCTGATCACAATGCCACGGTCGCTGGTGGGCCGAGACTCAGCGCGTAATTCAGCAGGTATTGTGGCTAGCCCGATCCCTAGCGCCGATGGGTGGGGCAAGGAGGCGGTGTGATGCTGCGATCGAGCAGCCCTAGCGCTTGTTGCAGATGGGCTTGGGCATCGTCAGGACGATTTTGCAACAGGGCTAGAACTGCAGCAGCAGTCTGTTCGCGGGCTCGCACCGGCCGATTATTTTTATAGCGATGCCATTGGTCATCTGTCAGAGCTAGCCGTTCCAACAGAACTTGGGCGATCGCGATCGTGTCGACTTCGCGCAGGGCTTGACTAGCCGGACTTTGCAGAGGAGAAGCCGTCATGGGTGTTGAGGGGCGGAGAGACTTGACGAGCGATGGACTCTCCTTGCAGTGTAGGCGCAGGATGGTCTGGGCAGGGCTCAATGCAGGGTTCGTCACTTTTCTCTTTTGTGCTGCTGACGGTTGCCGTCGCACTGACGCTGAGCTACCTCTGGATTTGGTGGCAACGACTGAAACGCCGTAAACGGCGATCGCTGCCGGTGCTCAGCCCCGATTGGTGCGATCGCTTTGAGCAATCACTTCAAGAAGCCCAGCAACAGTTGATTGAGGTGGGCGATCGCTATCGGCAAGTGGTGCGCGATCGCCAGCGCTGGGAAACGATTCAAGAGGCGCAAGAAGCCGCGCAACAGGAAGGGAAGTCTGCCCGCGATCAGCTACGTAGCTTGGAAGCCCAGATCCTTGAGCTCCAGGTCAACCTCGAAAGCCGTCTGATCGATTGGCCCGCATTGAAAGAATCGTTCTGGCAGTTCCTTCGTTTTGGCGGCTTAGGATTTTTGCTCGGTTGGTTTTTGCATTGTCTCGCTCGCTAGCTCCGCGTTAGGTCGAACAAGTGGCCCGTGAAAGAATGGGGCAAGCTGCCGCTATCACCATGCCGATCGACCCTCGCAACCTCAATACTCTTTGGTCTTCTGTTCTAGCGGAGAGCTTTGTGAGGCTGGGACTGCAAACCGTGGTGATCTGCCCAGGCTCCCGCTCGGCACCGCTGGCAATCGCTTTTGCAGAGCATCCAGAAATCGATGCCATCCCGATTTTGGATGAGCGTTCGGCTGGTTTCTTCGCCCTAGGGCGAGCAAAAGCCAGTCACCGACCCGTTGCCTTGATCTGTTCCTCTGGAACTGCGGGTGCCAACTTCTATCCGGCAGTGATCGAAGCCAAAGAGAGTGGCGTGCCGCTACTGGTCATCACCGCCGATCGCCCACCAGAGCTGCGTCAGTGTCATGCCGGCCAGGCGATCGATCAGCTGAGGCTCTTCGGCAGCTATGCGCTTTGGGAGGCCGAACTGGCCTTGCCTGTGCTGGATTTAGGTTTACTGCGCTACCTGCGACAAACGGCTCAACAGGCTTGGCAACAGGCACTGCGGGGCGGACCGGTTCATCTCAATCAACCGTTGCGGGAACCCCTCGCGCCGATCGCCGATCCCGCCACTCAAACTTGGTTAGCGCAACAGTGGCCCGGCGAGAATTTCTTCGCAGAATTGCTTACAGCTGTACCCACCCCACAGATTCAGC
Protein-coding regions in this window:
- the fba gene encoding class II fructose-bisphosphate aldolase (catalyzes the reversible aldol condensation of dihydroxyacetonephosphate and glyceraldehyde 3-phosphate in the Calvin cycle, glycolysis, and/or gluconeogenesis), producing MALVPLRLMLDHAAENEYGIPAFNVNNLEQVQSILQAADETDSPVILQASRGARSYAGENFLRHLILAAVETYPHIPIAMHQDHGNSPATCYSAIKNGFTSVMMDGSLEADAKTPASYEYNVEVTRQVVDVAHSIGVSVEGELGCLGSLETGKGEAEDGHGFEGTLDHSQLLTDPDQAVDFVEKTQVDALAVAIGTSHGAYKFTRKPTGEILAISRIEEIHRRLPNTHLVMHGSSSVPQELLELINEYGGQIPETYGVPVEEIQKAIKLGVRKINIDTDNRLAFTAAVREAAAKDPSNFDPRHFNKPAIKYMKQVCVDRYVAFNTAGQASKIKQEGLDEFAAKYAKGELRAQTKVFA
- a CDS encoding VOC family protein, which produces MHHASIRTADIHRAIDFYELLGFQVCERFTAGYTLACWMEGLGGRIELLQVPQPRPAADAFHDEHYTGYYHLSFDLTALTPNLSQWLDEFQVRLQAQGEAPAPVLLTPRQQQIGTSIYEVMFLSDRDGLPLEFLRFQTRLEPST
- the cbiB gene encoding adenosylcobinamide-phosphate synthase CbiB; the protein is MMSASLTTIAVLGLAALLDYGVGDPWGWPHPVQALGWVIACWRDWTFRWLKSAIAQRISGMVLTIVLVAGSAIASWVAFGAIARLSPLLSAGLQVILLASCFAGRSLREAAAEVLKPLAAEDLPAARRALSRYVGRDTDQLSALEIQRAVLETVTENSTDGVLAPLFYAGLGVLLGLGPVPLAIAYKAASTLDSMVGYRRPPYTNLGWFPARSEDVWTWLPCRLVVLTIALFSGQPRQVWQICCRDAPADPSPNAGWSEAAYAAALGVQVGGDNVYQGQIVSKPLLGDPQRSLDATVIQQALQLTRIAFLLWLAVIAGLLLALGH
- the thrB gene encoding homoserine kinase, whose amino-acid sequence is MRVRVAVPATTANLGPGFDCLGAALTLYNHFWFAPASTGELEITARGMDAEKISGDRDNLVYRAFAAFFEKQEQPVPALKLEIELAVPLARGLGSSATAIVAGLVGANALAGSPWSNAQLCDLATELEGHPDNVVPALLGGCRLAARDRQNQWAIADLDWHPDFIPVVAIPDFELSTEAARQVLPTQYSRSDAIFNAAHVGLVVRSLASGNGEWLAAALQDRLHQPYRQALIPGYAAVETAALEAGAFGLVISGAGPTLLAISSPDRAEAVRQAMLTTWQATGLSVRAEILAIAESGTQIEQETEN
- a CDS encoding NAD(P)H-quinone oxidoreductase subunit 4, yielding MTSEQFPWLTGIILLPILAALPIPLIPDKDGRTVRWYSLFVGLADFALMVYAFWQHFDRSEAGLQMVEKISWVPQIGLNWSLAVDGLSMPLVLLTGLVTTLAILASWNINVKPKLFHFLLLLLYGAQIAVFTAQDMMLFFLVWELELVPVYLLISIWGGPKRQYAATKFILYTALASLFILVAGLALAFSGDSFSFDLTELGLKDYSLWLELLAYAGFLIAFGVKLSIFPLHTWLPDAHGEANAPGSMLLAGILLKMGGYALIRFNVQLLPEAHIRFAPVLAVLGIVNIIYGALNAFAQDNLKRKIAYSSISHMGFVLLGIAAYNSLGLNGALLQMLSHGLIAAALFFLAGVAYERTHTLQIPQISGLAKQMPITFALFTVTAMASLALPGMSGFVSELTVFLGFTDSVYSSGFRTVTILLAAVGLVLTPMYLLSMLRRIFYGTYNIQLGQVLADAKPRELFVAFCLLVPTLAIGFYPKLTTQVYDVTTTALAAQVQSNLPVVALAQQGSLYSQMPAAEEATAVSMTAPPVID
- a CDS encoding ATP-binding protein yields the protein MLLRQVPARHRQELQLGLQEALVNAVKHGNCSDPSKLITVQYTRSGAHHWWVVTDQGCGFGDCLQETQSHACQLPDSSWESGRGLYILRQVFDQVIWNETGNQLRLCRYLPHPLVAWQPKPDQMLVRWAMS
- a CDS encoding DUF6439 family protein — encoded protein: MTASPLQSPASQALREVDTIAIAQVLLERLALTDDQWHRYKNNRPVRAREQTAAAVLALLQNRPDDAQAHLQQALGLLDRSITPPPCPTHRR